In one window of Candidatus Sulfuricurvum sp. RIFRC-1 DNA:
- a CDS encoding CHAD domain-containing protein: MEPSKLTQYLCYQLYHARVLLHSLHYSAKEEEIHEFRVTLRRIRSLVKLFLVGSLPFPKPLKAAMQESNSIRELDVLIRSLSRSKYPKLYKYLFKLRKERVKTLFTPKYRDKTLALIDDYSHLLSHSNPDFLSEILIQKVLTHYQHCLDSYLALENDADSKTLHRLRIEFKDARYGFEFLEISDLHHCKEVIAHCKQLQNTLGAIQDTVNQIDLLKKIYQQYPLSETKELLQKQKKVLQKLKDTTRSELSSSI, from the coding sequence ATGGAACCAAGCAAACTAACCCAATATTTATGCTATCAGCTCTATCATGCACGAGTGCTTCTCCATTCGCTCCACTACAGTGCGAAAGAGGAGGAAATCCATGAATTCCGAGTCACCCTTCGCCGGATCCGCTCACTCGTTAAACTCTTTTTAGTCGGGTCACTCCCTTTTCCAAAACCGCTCAAGGCCGCCATGCAAGAGAGCAATTCGATTCGCGAGCTCGATGTACTTATCCGTTCGCTCTCACGCTCCAAATATCCTAAACTTTACAAATATCTCTTCAAACTCCGAAAAGAGCGGGTTAAAACCCTTTTTACACCCAAGTATAGAGATAAAACACTCGCACTGATTGATGATTATTCACATCTTCTTTCTCACAGTAATCCTGATTTTCTCTCCGAAATTCTGATACAAAAAGTGCTTACCCACTACCAACATTGCTTAGATTCCTATCTAGCCCTTGAAAACGATGCCGATTCTAAAACACTTCATCGTCTACGCATTGAGTTCAAAGATGCTCGTTACGGTTTTGAATTTTTGGAGATTTCAGATCTGCATCACTGCAAAGAAGTTATCGCTCATTGTAAACAGCTCCAAAATACTTTAGGAGCGATTCAAGACACCGTCAATCAAATCGATCTGCTCAAAAAAATCTATCAACAATACCCTTTATCGGAAACAAAAGAGCTTTTGCAAAAACAAAAAAAAGTACTTCAAAAACTCAAAGACACCACTCGATCGGAGTTATCTTCATCGATATAA